From the genome of Desmodus rotundus isolate HL8 chromosome 2, HLdesRot8A.1, whole genome shotgun sequence, one region includes:
- the LOC139440684 gene encoding uncharacterized protein translates to MASSPRFKIELVSARSREHCERHNSFSCSEKTVAARGAASYRRALVSAAAARPLPRRPSPARKPGAGSPSPGTRAAPAERSETFRRPRARPPAAREPLHPAESAGGGDGRSRVGAESKRKPEPALARCIPAATPWYLPSYTFHVTTSRRGGQRDALPRLSAPSD, encoded by the coding sequence ATGGCGAGCAGCCCGCGATTTAAAATTGAACTTGTCAGCGCCCGGTCACGGGAGCATTGTGAGCGCCACAACTCATTCAGCTGCAGTGAAAAGACTGTTGCTGCTCGCGGTGCAGCCTCTTATCGCCGAGCTCTGGTTTCCGCTGCTGCTGCGCGGCCCCTCCCCCGCCGGCCCAGCCCCGCCAGGAAGCCCGGGGCGGGCTCGCCGAGCCCCGGAACGCGCGCGGCGCCCGCGGAGCGCTCGGAAACTTTCCGCCGCCCGCGCGCTCGCCCCCCGGCCGCTCGGGAGCCCCTGCACCCAGCGGAGTCCGCGGGGGGCGGTGATGGCCGCTCGCGAGTGGGCGCGGAAAGCAAAAGGAAACCCGAGCCGGCGCTGGCGAGGTGCATCCCCGCAGCCACCCCGTGGTATCTTCCATCTTATACGTTCCACGTTACCACCTCCCGGCGAGGGGGCCAGCGGGACGCGCTCCCACGACTTTCGGCTCCCTCCGACTAG